From Sphaeramia orbicularis chromosome 21, fSphaOr1.1, whole genome shotgun sequence:
TCCTCTGTGAATTTTTGTTAACCGTACAGTAGTGTGCAAAAGTCCAAGGCCAACATTAGcagggttcccgtggggtcttgaaagtcttgaatttatGAATCTGTATTtgataccttaaaaaaagtctttaaaaggtattaaatttgatatggcagGTTTTAAGTTATGCTGCAATAAACTTGTtccctgtgttgtgtttaaatgtgtctgggaaatgtcctaCCTGCAAAGTAACGTTAGTCAGTTCCACCCGTTCACACCCGACAATGTAAATTGAAATTAGGAGCCAATTATCACTAATTTTGCAGGCCCCAAAGAGAAATAATTCAAGAGGATTCAGTTCTGTGTACAGTATATATGTAATATTCAATCTCTGCTGATGCAAATAGATACATTTTCCTAAGGtcaaggagtcacaaatttttgccaatatggctgtgaaatgggcattaagttCGGTTcttagtagtcttaaaaagtcgtaaatttaacttgtataaacctgtaggaaccctgattaggtttgttggtttagtaaagttataatgttcatgtatttctcagtctcagtgttaagatccaatctggatatatgtgaagtatgtacagcaggaaaaacaagttTGAGGGAAAAAACACTTCTATAAACCAACGtgttagtatttagtgtgacctccctttgtttctccctttctttattttattcagacaatatgagatttattgctttaattttcagatgttttataccaggtttcattcaacacatgtcagatgtttgtaactgtttttgctgcttctagtcatggggtcagaggtcacaccaaatagagactttaacctttagaacccatttagttcagtatttttgtgtgtttttaatgctgcaCATATACTCCCTGTATTCTGTGGTATTTGAAGAAATGAGAATACGAAATAAATATGTCTGCTCATTTCAGCCCTGCATAAACAACAAAGCTAGAGTTGGACTTTTTCTCAGTACTGTATGTCTACAAAGTGTTcctcttgttttttcttcttctggatGTTTGCTAAATAATCAACCCTCGTGAATTTGTCAAAAATGCTTTTACTCCAATTCTGTACTTAAATACAGTAGTGGTACTTAACTTTTGTATGTCTAATTGATGCTTCTTATCACTACATTTCAGAAGTAAATGCAATAATTAGGCCAATTTACCTTTAACGTGAAAGATTTAACCCAGTGAATAAATATTGACAACATACTGATAATGACTCAATCAGTGTATACCAACCTTtttgttttctgatgttttacaaaAATCAGTGTGTATTCAGCTCACTTTTCAGATGTCTGTAAGTTCTAAACAGTAAATAAAGTGTTTCTTCCCTCCAAAACAGTCTAACATCAAATATCATTAAATGCTAAAGCTAGAAagctaataaaaacaaaacaaaactgatttgTGCATTAGAAATGTGTTGCCTCTTTTTATTCCCCTCCCATTAATCACAGGATGGTTACTAGTGTCTTGGTATCCATATGAATGTTTTTCTATTAATGATCTAATGATGTCACATATAATGATAATGTCAGGCAGACGAACTAAGCCAACACTTGTACCGTATAATAGTTTCTCGCAGATTACACTTGTGTACTTGAAGTTAAGTAGGATTTTTCATGCAGGACATTTGCTCGTAATGCTATTTTTACAGTATTCTGTTGAAGTAAGGATCTGGTTAACTCTTCTATCACTGAAAATGAGAATGTGCAGTGTTTCAGTCCCAAAAGACATCCACAGGAGGGTAGTGTCTGTCGATAGTTTGTGGTCATAATGAGACTTTGGACGCTGGAGGGCATGTCCTTGTTGCTTTGGTGTTTTTTCCTTTTAGGAGATAGTGGTTAAGTACACTTACTGCAGATGTAAAGACACTGTACAACTCTGTTTGTAGATTTCTATCTTCTACAAACAAATCTACCCCCATTCCTGTGCATTAgaaacattcaggaaaaacagCCCTACATTAGTCTTAAGAAcagaaaatgaacaacttttaaaaaCGTATTTGCTGACAAGTAACATACATTGTCACAAAATTTTGGCCAGTTTAAGTCCAGTGTTTGCTCTTTTTTAAAGACTGCTGATGCTGCCGTTCCTGAATTCAAAGAAGCCACTATTATGACCAGGATGTGGCCTATTATGCCCACAGAGCTTTGGCAGTCTGCAGCAGTGTCCTCTATCAGTCCCTTGGGTGCTGTGTGCAGGAAGTTTGAAAGTCTTGTCGGGGCCTAGACCAGTGAACAGGCCTACATCTGGTTCGCATGTGCCCCAGAAAACACCTTTCATCCAGACGAGACACATTTGTGAAGGCTGTAAAGTCTTTGATGCTCCGGCTGAAAGTGTTTTTTCAGTACTAAACCGAGTGTTGTATGTGcattcttataaaaaaaaaaaaaaaaaaaaaaaaaaaaaaaagaaaaagatttgtgCTCTTTTTCTGACACAGAACAGTAGGAAATAAAGGATGTGACTTAGAGTTCACAGCTAGTTTATGTAAAGAATGGTCAGTTTATGTacagaagtgatttttttttcttctactgaAAATATGAATAGCTTCCCATGAATGGCCCTTTTGAATCATCTCCCATTAGCAAACCTTAGAGATGCAGCCGCTTTGGCATCCAACCAACCCGCCAACGGACAGAGATTTCATTGATCAAAATGATAGCGTAGGAGACGGCAGCCAAAAATAATCTTTACTGGAGTAAACTCTCATGCATACAAATGTGCAAAAGTAGCAGCAGTCCAGATGGAGCTCACGTTTGTCCTGAAGAACGTGCAGTTTGTTTCACTTAAACATTGCACTTTTTCTCTTGCAGTTACACCAAACTGGGGTATGCAGGGAACACAGAGCCACAGTTCATCGTTCCATCATGTGAGTATTCGACTTCTGAATTCCACATTTATCAGCAAAGCAGGCAAATGACAAACGGTCACTAAGATGCACATATAacacataaagttttatttcatggtttccAAGAGGTTTCAAACGTCTTAAAATGGATTCAGTCTACACACTCTACTCCTCAGTGACAAAAATATGCATGTGAACTTTGCATAGTGATGACAAACATGGaaattttgttgttttctacACCTGGAAATGtcatgaaataaagtaaaatcaaaagtcattttagttttagGTTGTGGCTCTTAATCCACAATTTAAAGCCCATATTAAAGAAGTTCCTTCATTGGAGTCATGACGATAGATGGATTTTGGtgtttagatatttttttttgaaaCAGCTGGAAAATTTAAAAGGCTGAATGAATCAGGCAATAATCCATATGTATATCCAGAATGTGATAGTTATATGGCTCAAAAGATGCCACCTGTAACCGTCTCCAACATATGGTTTACTAAGTAAGAGTCCGAAGTCTGAACCAAAATAAAGTTCATAAAGGCTCTGTATAACGTTGTACAAAACATATTTGGTCACATTATCAGATAGTTACAGGGTGTAGTTGCATATCGAACTAGCAGACATCCTTCACACTCCACcataacagtttatttttgtgatttCTAATAATGCATTTGTTGTAGTATCTCGGCTCTTTGACACATTTCACTTTTGACATCAGTAACAACCTCAGGTCATCTTGAAGAGAGCAACAGTTAACCAGCTTTTAAGATATTCTGCCAATTGTTTTCACAGCACTGGCCACTAATTATCTGAGTTGTAATTCgtcctgtaaagaaaaaaaaagacacatctgtAGTGCAGGCagtctgtcagtgtgtgttttctatTTTAAATATGATCAAATCCACAGAAACAAATGGAGACAATGACTACTGTTTCATTTGTTATAACTATTTAATTGCTATATTTTAACAGTTATAGAATAAATTTAACCccttaacccctgagacattatttcaggtaaatgtgctgtTGTGAATTTACGTCTtgtttctgtttcagtgtcataaaagctgctgtgaatatgtgcttgtgttccttttcttcagtggttttactttactgtgtgttttagggtcaaaacaaggtggaataacagaaaaagacaaagagaggaatcaaagtttgacagatttttactaaataagacactcagaatgtacgtcaataacagatttaggatgttgaacatgagctgtgaagtggaacacactgaacaacaggtTTTTGAATTTTGGCCAAGTAGCTTTTGTTTTGGTCCTCATTTTTtccaaatcagtccagctgctttttggcacctggttgaactccacaaAGCAGTTAcgtggtcaaaacttggtaaaaacacagtaaaaaaaaaataaataaataaaggaaaatcaccacaacactgcaaatgacagtaaaaacaaaaaatgacgaGGAAAATGGTGTTAAAAGCCCCAAACTATTTTATAGCAAATCAGTCTCAATCATTGCTCTGAGTattacccccccattccacaaGTGGGGGGTGTGCACTGAGCATGTTctgatgtctatggaaagaacaaggtctattctatcagcacgttttgaaatttttctcattgagcaaatggttgaggTTGtatgaatattgaaaaaaaatcatacattcagaacgcttaCCATAGGCATGTTAGAGGCTAAAGGGTTACCTACGGCGCTCTGCCTTGTATCTGCACTGGCTGTTGAAAAACCAATTAAAGTAAACTACAAGTACAGCTCACTCTTTCCTTTGGAagtttctcccattcttcttaatagAATTATTCGTGCTCAGCCAGGTTGGATGGGGAGCATCAGAGCTTAGCCTTCAGGTCTGTTATGGAGTTTTTCCGAAGCCAGCTGTGTTTTCATGGCAGTATGCTTCGGGTCGTTGTCTCCTTGAAATGTAAACGTTCATCCCAGtctgactctggaaaaaattttGACTCCTTACTTGCCTCTTTTCTGTTCTGACTAGACTGTCATTCTCTTTTACAGAACCACACATCATAAATATTCTAACACTGCCACTTCCACAAACACCTGTTTTGCTTTGTCACTGTGGAGTATTGCATGTAAACAGTTGATAAGTGAGTGAGAAGGGAGTTGATAATTTTGAGGTGAAtctgaaatgtgaaaaaatttgaaAGCTTGAAAACTAAATATTGTTTTGACATTATTAGCGTTTCATTACATCTCCTAAATCCTTTCAAATGAAGTGTCAAATCTGTTTGCCGTCCAAAGTGCTCTCTGTTGAATCCTTTATTTTCTTGTCAGGTATCGCCATCAAAGAATCAGCCAAGGTTGGAGACCAGGCCCAGCGGAGGATGATGAAGGGGGTGGATGACTTGGATTTCTTCATTGGAGATGAAGCAGTAGACAAGCCCACATATTCCACTAAGGTACATGAACTTAACAGGAGACAAACTGGCAAAGCAGTTACCATGTTtgaatattgtacttttttttttttttaacagaactctttttttttttttttttttttttttttaatcgagcATGTAATCTGTTTTAGGAGTCTGTACACAGTGTACCTGGATAATAAGTGAAttgttttcactgacaaaaaaacacattctGTTCACTGACATACAGTAGTGTGATTTTATCAGATGCTGGTTTTCCTGTTTTTGTAACTTCAGGgtgtaaaaagtaaatatttcagCACATGTAAATTGGCAATGGGCTTTTTACTTCACAATGAATATTAAAACTATTTGCACTGTTTTATTTAAAACGAtgataaaacaaaacattcatgTCGATGAATAATGAATGTTTAACTGCCATATGTGGTTAGTTTTAACATTATGTCACAAGAGCATCTTATGAAATGAACATTGTCTTTTACTTGAACTACTTAAACTACTATAACTATGTTATTGTTAATAAGTGTTTCCAAAGTGAACAAACTAGTAAGAGACAGTCTGCAGGACCTGTTGTCATCTGCATAACAAATGCATGATCCAATTACATCATCTGCATACTGTGCATTTTATAGAGAAAAATAGTCTCCTGTTTCTACACTCTaattacatttgaataaatagtgCAATGTAATGTCATACGAGTGGCTGTGTATTTACACCATGTACACATTCAGTATTTTAACATTTGTTACCAGTAACACGATACAAAATTCTATAGTGAGCTCTATATTGAACTAATTTggcagtgactttttttttttaaatttcagttcatttcagacacaaacatagtgCAAAACTtgggatgaaaaaacaaaacaagacataaaaaaataaaatggaacaactgttgtgcctgaaacggagtaggaagaagccactttGAAAACTATATGTGGTAGAAGACATGTTCAGAACTAATatcatgcatgtttgtttgttctaACAGTGGCCAATCCGTCATGGCATCGTGGAGGACTGGGACCTCATGGAGCGCTTCATGGAGCAGATCATCTTCAAGTACTTGAGGGCAGAGCCTGAGGACCACTACTTCCTCCTGGTGAGAGGACATTATAATGAAACTGTTTCCTGTTCAGTGGTGGCACGCATTCTGTTTTCttatactttctttttttttttctgttttcagacaGAGCCTCCTCTGAACACACCAGAAAACCGAGAGTACACAGCTGAGATCATGTTCGAGTCCTTCAATGTCCCAGGGCTGTACATCGCTGTGCAGGTTAGGCTCAAATTCTGAAGGAACAGGAAATTCACCACCCTCAGTACCTGTTTCATCTGATTTATACCTTATTGAAGTCTCCAAACCTGTTTGTTGTCAGTGTAatattcctgtgtgtgtgtggtgtgtgtgtttcaggctgTGCTCGCTCTAGCCGCTTCCTGGACGTCCAGACAGGTGGGAGAGAGGACACTGACGGGAACCGTGATTGACAGCGGAGACGGTGTCACCCACGTCATTCCTGTGGTGAGTTCACTGAAACTGTGAATGAACTCACCGAGATTCAGCTGACTCATTCACACACCCTGACGTGCATTTATTTAATACTTGAATGGTATAATAAGAAGATAGAAGACAGGAAGAAACAATTGAATCACTTGCATTGTGCTTGTTCTCTCAGTAACGTAATTTAAATTGATGCATTTATTCTAACTAGcataaaaaaaagttgtaaagtaCAAGTCAAGCATCTAAACTATACCCACAGATGCTCAGTATTGTGCAACAAAATGTCTATGAGAACAGGCATCAAAGTGCAGCAGTTGTTTTAATATGGCAACTTTgcctttaatatttatatttatttgctaGTGAAATTTCTTGTATGCACTTGTGTTTGGGGAAGTTCTACAGCCCAAGTTGATGAAATCCAAATAGAAGTAAGAGTTCATTTCTGCAGCCATCATCAACCAAACATTAGCATCACCTCCATTACAGACAAGTAATTTGACGTAGTAGTTCTGTAGTTTTGCTTTAAAATGACTGAATATTTCTCTTTCCACCTGTCTGCTTGCTTGTGGAAGAAGATGAGTTAATGTTTAAAAGTAGGACACTGTGATGTAGTTTTTGGAAGGAATTACTCAGTTTTAGGAAATGTGCTTGCAGAATAGATTTGGAGGGCTGGGTGATGAATCAGCATGTCTGTGGCCTCTGCTGAGCCAAACACAGCGCCGTGTGGACTTGAAGCCACAGAGGACACAGATCTAATGGAAAAACATCCAGTCATTACAACTGTAGacttcatgtctctgtgtgttttgtaCACAGACCTCCCTGTTCATTTGTTCTCtctttttctgcttctttctCCTTCTTTTCTGCCCGCTGTTTTTCTTGTTCACTGGCCACTCTGTCAGGCTGAAGGTTACGTCATCGGCAGCTGTATAAAGCACATTCCCATCGCAGGGCGTGACATCACCTACTTCACTCAGCAGCTCCTGAGGGAAAGGGAGGTGGGCATCCCACCGGAGCAGTCTCTGGAGACGGCCAAGGCAGTGAAGGTACCACGAATGGCTGCATTTCCTGTTACATTGTAAAAATATGGAGTGGCATTTCATGGTTTAAGGTTTTCATGTATAGACTTACACCTGCAGAAGAAAGTATTCAACATGTAGACAGATAGATAGGACTTCATGTTTATATTATTTGCTCTTTCCCTTAGTCCACACATCTTATTAATAAGTAATTTATAATATGCccacaaaaataacaataataaaagaatcagtgacatcttgtAAATCACTTCTTTAAGCATATATTTATAGGCTTtcctttatgtgatgttgtccctttaatatttttaaaaatatttttaggaGTTGAATATTTtattgtacatttatttatttatttatatactcatttatattgacattacATCATGTTGTCTTTTTCCATTCCTTCGTTTTTATATTGgcttgacagcatcatgttattgTCTCTGTAATCTCTGCCCTCTCTACTtcaatacatttaaattattCGGAGTGTCATGTTTTTCTAGTTTGCTGTTCTTATCTCTTttactgtgttgtgttgtttttctgtgttttagtgtctttgcttgcgtCTTGTTTTATTTCAGCTTCAGCTTAATTCTGTCCTCCCATTTGGCCCTCTGTTGTTATTGTAACTCCTGGGTATTCtactgttgtgcccttctgctttgtctgtcaaagcactttgtaaactcagtttttaaaggtgctatataaataaaagttatattattattattattattattattattattattattattattattattattattattattattattattattaccttcaACACCTTACACTACACATAAGAGGCCAAAGTTggccatatttaacccataaagacccaaacagctaccagGGGCTGAAAGCACAtgctgatctaaaatattcaatgcctgttgagccactaatcctatcaatacatgtacataactggtgtagaatgcagtttgtcatcttttcacggttctcagatatgacccatttggacgttcagaggctccgtagttaccgtggaaatactgtcatcttctttaacactgattcaccagtaaaacccatggagttggatcaatgacagtggatggagactctgggtttctgttcagttaatgatacatttgttgaaaatgtcactttttcctcagttttctctgtttctgattcaacaacctttgaatttactctgagctttaatgaacattgacatgatcaatggattaaatttaggaaaatacacaatacaaTTTACCCTGAAAAAACTCTAAATACAGAGGACACtaatatcataaatggtgataaatcacttaagaaaatttaaatagaggtaaaaatttatttgggaagtgacacaaaactagtgctgggtctttatgggttaatatgattaATATTCTTCCATGAGGCCCAAGAACCAGTAAGATGAGCAAATCTAGACACAAAAGAGGAATAATGTGAATTTCAGATGATTTGTATCAGCACTGGGCATCCTCTGAGTACAGCGCACTGTGATGTTCTGCTCATTCCTGTTTTAAACTCACACATTTTTACTCATGCACTTCCCATCCAGGAGCGTTTCAGCTACGTGTGCCCAGATTTAGTCAAAGAATTCAACAAGTACGACACGGATGGCTCCAAATGGATCAAGCAGTACACCGGCATCAACGCCATCAGCAAGAAGGAGTTCACCATCGATGTGGGCTACGAGCGCTTCCTGGGCCCTGAGATCTTCTTCCACCCAGAGGTGGGTCACTGCTTTGGTTAATGAACCTCACACAGAGTCGACCGCCTGCACTTTATGACTGCTTCCACcaacatgtagatcaggggtgtcgaactcattttagttcaagggccacattcagcccaatatgatcaaataaaataaataaacagtgaaaaaatgtacaattatattatggaagtgtttacatctaaaaagtttccttaaaatgttaaaacatgaacaacctgaaatgtcttaagaaaaatcagtgcaatttttgcaataTGCCTcagttcatttacacatgtgcattacaacttatagatcacagtggatgtacaaatacacaaaacattcagtaacaggcagaatattggtaaaagtaataataataataataatactacattttatttataggcgcctttcttggcactgctggacaccgtacagtaaaacagtaaaacaggagagtataaaacaagcaataaagcagagtaaaaaataaaaggcaggtttaaaaaattggacaatgcaattgtgttcacaaagagaaataggtcctaaacagatgcgttttgagtctggatttgaagagagggagtgaagttgtgtttctgagatccggtggcaaggagttccagtgttggggagcagagcggctgaatgctctacaccccatggtggtgagacaggcagagggaacagtgaggtggatggaggaggaagatctgagggtacgagagggagtggcaacatgaaggaggtcagacaaatatggaggggcgaggttatggatggccttgaatgtcatTAGAAGGATTTTAAATTCAATCCGGAACTTAACCGGGATCCAGTGGAGCTGTTGGAGGATAGGAGTGatgtggtgagtggagggggtccaggtgatgatgcgagcagcagagttctgaactatttgaagtttatggagggatttgtgtgtgagaccaaagaggagagagtTGCAGTAATCTAGACGAGAGGTGACAAGGCTGTGAACAAGGATAGCCgtggtatggggggtgagggaggggcggaggCGATTA
This genomic window contains:
- the LOC115412637 gene encoding actin-related protein 3, with the translated sequence MAGRLPACVVDCGTGYTKLGYAGNTEPQFIVPSCIAIKESAKVGDQAQRRMMKGVDDLDFFIGDEAVDKPTYSTKWPIRHGIVEDWDLMERFMEQIIFKYLRAEPEDHYFLLTEPPLNTPENREYTAEIMFESFNVPGLYIAVQAVLALAASWTSRQVGERTLTGTVIDSGDGVTHVIPVAEGYVIGSCIKHIPIAGRDITYFTQQLLREREVGIPPEQSLETAKAVKERFSYVCPDLVKEFNKYDTDGSKWIKQYTGINAISKKEFTIDVGYERFLGPEIFFHPEFANPDFTQPISEVVDEVIQNCPIDVRRPLYKNIVLSGGSTMFRDFGRRLQRDLKRTVDARLKMSEELSGGKLKPKPIDVQVITHHMQRYAVWFGGSMLASTPEFYQVCHTKKDYEEIGPSICRHNPVFGVMS